The following are encoded together in the Thalassomonas haliotis genome:
- a CDS encoding TonB-dependent receptor: protein MTPVASLVNPENNILANSHFERISVYGRHNQLILESGTATKSNMSLLETPAAIVVVDKLLLDEQAISTLQESIRNISGVTQAGNNYGIGDNLVIRGLGANYTFDGMYAGASLGNSYNPTRSLTNIESVEVLKGPATGLYGMGAAGGVINLIEKKPKDKESYEIKASAGQWDTHALMFDATAPITDQTAYRLVTNYESSDGYRGLSSERSEVYASLRHYLNESNEFIFSGAYIDDEIQVDSIGHPVRILNLDSIDAAPGSIVGQDLVNDSDADGDGIFGIALTPEQRQQLADSLVSTDGLQPYDLGEQGLISPLSKPNEGKEIRFKLQHKTAINDDLSLHQQLLYRDYSSDFIRQTGAYNYVYWNRNGEINADPRAPLVIDYVLYPYAARRQEYRRSESNEKTWQYFADLTHTWSWGAIDGEQLLTVNYENRDMSLKSWSIYDADGTSSENALPYILDIRNPNWGSGSFEDYDPVLKSNYDKSVSAWGISLQEVLYFDDMLTGRFGVAYSGTEQTYQHKGTARTPQKSQEADTDDAGATFNLGLNYRLNDQVATFVNYSKGRMTYSILGSVDGETDRPDSESTSFDLGIRFTALDEDLLASLVWFDTKRTNLRYANPEYNDNPEDVEYNISVPQYFYDDNDTTKGVEFDLNLALNELWSMNLNATYQDAYSIRANERSEQTKGVPKKFASLWTSYQYEFSALPAPVKLSLGVTYEDERTINSTAFGLPNSVVDSYVVWDAAASYQLEQWDIQLNLRNLTDTTYYNKALFIGGLPGDSRNVKLSVSYSFD from the coding sequence ATGACGCCTGTGGCAAGTCTGGTGAACCCTGAAAATAATATATTGGCAAACAGTCATTTTGAAAGGATCAGTGTTTATGGGCGCCATAATCAATTGATCCTGGAGTCGGGGACCGCGACCAAATCGAATATGTCTTTATTGGAAACCCCGGCTGCCATTGTGGTGGTAGATAAGCTGCTGCTCGATGAGCAGGCAATTTCTACCCTGCAGGAAAGTATCCGTAATATCAGCGGCGTAACCCAGGCTGGTAATAACTACGGCATCGGCGATAATCTCGTTATTCGCGGCTTAGGGGCAAATTATACTTTTGATGGTATGTATGCCGGCGCCAGTTTAGGCAACTCATATAATCCTACCCGCTCTTTAACCAATATTGAAAGTGTTGAGGTGCTTAAAGGACCTGCGACCGGTTTATATGGTATGGGGGCCGCCGGTGGTGTGATTAATCTGATAGAGAAAAAGCCGAAGGATAAGGAAAGCTACGAGATCAAGGCAAGTGCCGGTCAGTGGGACACTCATGCCCTGATGTTTGATGCCACTGCGCCGATCACCGACCAAACGGCCTATCGCTTGGTGACTAACTATGAGTCCAGCGATGGTTACAGAGGGTTAAGCTCTGAGCGCAGTGAAGTTTATGCCTCCCTGCGTCATTACTTAAATGAAAGTAATGAGTTTATTTTTTCCGGCGCCTATATCGATGATGAAATTCAGGTTGACTCTATCGGCCATCCGGTGCGTATCCTCAACCTGGACAGCATAGATGCCGCTCCCGGTAGTATCGTGGGACAAGACCTGGTAAATGACAGTGACGCCGATGGTGACGGTATTTTCGGCATCGCCTTAACGCCGGAGCAACGTCAGCAGCTGGCGGACTCGCTGGTTTCTACTGATGGCCTACAGCCTTATGATCTGGGCGAGCAGGGGCTTATTTCGCCTTTGTCCAAACCTAACGAAGGAAAAGAGATACGCTTTAAGTTGCAGCATAAGACGGCAATTAATGATGATCTGTCTTTGCACCAGCAGCTGTTATACCGTGATTATTCTTCGGACTTTATCCGCCAGACCGGCGCCTATAACTATGTCTACTGGAACCGGAACGGTGAAATTAATGCCGACCCAAGAGCGCCGCTGGTTATTGACTATGTATTATATCCGTACGCGGCCCGTCGCCAGGAATACCGCCGGAGTGAATCCAATGAAAAAACCTGGCAATATTTTGCTGACCTGACCCATACCTGGTCTTGGGGAGCCATTGATGGCGAGCAGTTGTTAACGGTGAACTATGAAAACCGTGATATGTCGCTAAAATCCTGGTCGATATATGATGCCGATGGCACCAGCAGTGAAAATGCGCTTCCCTACATCCTTGATATCCGTAATCCCAACTGGGGCTCGGGATCGTTTGAGGACTATGATCCGGTATTGAAGAGCAATTATGATAAGTCGGTTTCTGCCTGGGGCATCAGCCTGCAGGAGGTGCTCTATTTTGATGATATGCTGACCGGGCGTTTTGGTGTGGCTTATAGCGGTACCGAACAAACTTATCAGCATAAAGGGACGGCTCGTACCCCGCAAAAAAGTCAGGAAGCTGATACCGATGACGCCGGGGCTACTTTTAACCTGGGGTTGAATTATCGTCTAAATGATCAGGTGGCGACCTTTGTAAACTATTCAAAAGGGCGTATGACCTATAGCATCTTAGGCTCGGTTGATGGTGAAACCGATCGTCCGGACTCCGAATCAACCTCTTTTGATTTGGGGATACGTTTTACTGCCCTTGATGAAGATTTATTGGCATCTCTGGTTTGGTTTGATACCAAACGTACCAACCTCAGGTATGCCAACCCTGAGTATAATGACAACCCTGAAGATGTTGAATATAACATCAGCGTGCCTCAATATTTTTACGATGATAACGATACCACCAAAGGGGTTGAGTTTGACCTGAACCTGGCCTTGAACGAGTTGTGGTCAATGAACTTAAATGCCACTTATCAGGACGCCTACAGTATCCGTGCCAATGAACGCTCAGAGCAAACCAAAGGGGTACCGAAAAAGTTTGCCAGTTTATGGACCAGCTATCAGTATGAGTTCTCTGCTTTGCCTGCCCCGGTGAAATTGAGCCTGGGGGTAACTTATGAAGATGAACGCACCATAAACTCCACGGCATTCGGTTTGCCAAACTCTGTGGTCGACTCTTATGTGGTATGGGATGCGGCGGCGAGTTACCAGCTGGAACAGTGGGATATACAGCTTAACCTGCGCAACCTGACAGATACGACCTATTACAATAAAGCCCTGTTTATCGGCGGATTACCCGGCGATAGCCGTAATGTAAAATTAAGCGTGAGCTATAGCTTCGATTAA
- a CDS encoding PepSY-associated TM helix domain-containing protein, with translation MKPDFRRTMIWLHTYTGLLLGWLLFAIFLTGTLSYFNDEISQWMQPELAIQQHKNIINASLTRLKAQGSDADKWRIDLPGERSNQWRLQWQKGKERQSLYLQGQAGEQVTPRESQGGNFFRTFHYSLELRNYGGRYFAGVAAMFMLLAVFSGIFTHRRFFRDFFTLRKKVLLKTVTDFHAMAGIVTIPFCLMICASALVIYIGLYMPWSAQHYLDGGTRELNQKVTTYLPKLEPGSAYREPITDFNVIAGQVAKLWPENPDIKRITVEQPFAANGRIIVERSDRLSLSNKAEVLVFSSHSGQQLAGVPPERMARKVRRIFYGLHEGHFAQPGLRWLFFISGLLSSALIASGLVIWLKKRLEKVKQRHVGHFIVERLNIAGIAGLILAIIAYFYANRLLPLDIDERARLEITVFLFTWLISLQHSIFRPANQAWLEQLSLASLACLLLPLIDVVQEPSRLIRAIAQNNFIYIGFELALLITAFLLYKTVTALFSKQKQGKQANNIRGKQELTLKRRGNKADAV, from the coding sequence ATGAAACCCGACTTCAGGCGCACTATGATATGGCTGCATACCTATACCGGTTTATTGCTGGGCTGGCTGTTGTTTGCGATTTTCTTAACCGGTACCCTGAGTTATTTTAATGATGAAATCAGCCAGTGGATGCAACCTGAACTGGCGATACAGCAGCATAAAAATATCATCAATGCCTCCCTTACCCGGTTAAAAGCCCAGGGCAGCGATGCCGATAAATGGCGGATAGATTTACCCGGCGAACGGAGTAATCAATGGCGGTTGCAATGGCAAAAAGGTAAAGAACGGCAATCGCTTTATCTGCAAGGGCAAGCCGGCGAGCAAGTCACCCCGAGGGAAAGCCAGGGGGGCAATTTTTTCAGGACTTTTCATTACAGCCTGGAACTAAGAAACTATGGCGGGCGATACTTTGCCGGGGTTGCCGCCATGTTTATGCTACTGGCGGTATTTAGCGGTATCTTTACCCACAGACGTTTTTTCCGCGACTTTTTTACTCTTCGTAAAAAAGTACTGCTTAAAACCGTTACCGACTTCCATGCCATGGCCGGCATAGTGACCATACCTTTTTGCCTTATGATTTGCGCCAGCGCCCTAGTTATCTACATAGGTCTTTATATGCCCTGGAGCGCACAACATTATCTCGATGGCGGTACGCGGGAGCTTAATCAAAAGGTAACGACTTACTTACCTAAACTGGAGCCGGGCAGTGCCTACCGGGAGCCGATCACCGACTTTAACGTGATTGCCGGGCAAGTGGCAAAGTTGTGGCCCGAAAACCCGGATATTAAGCGTATCACGGTTGAACAGCCCTTTGCTGCCAACGGCCGTATTATTGTCGAGCGTAGCGATAGATTATCCTTATCGAATAAGGCTGAGGTGCTGGTGTTCTCATCCCACAGTGGCCAGCAGCTAGCGGGTGTGCCGCCGGAGCGCATGGCGAGGAAAGTCAGGCGCATCTTTTACGGCTTGCATGAAGGACATTTTGCCCAGCCGGGACTGCGCTGGTTATTCTTTATCAGCGGCTTGCTCTCCAGTGCCCTTATCGCCAGCGGTTTGGTGATCTGGCTTAAGAAAAGGCTGGAAAAAGTTAAACAACGCCATGTCGGCCATTTTATTGTTGAGCGTTTAAACATTGCCGGTATCGCCGGACTGATACTGGCCATTATTGCTTACTTCTACGCCAACCGCTTATTGCCGCTTGATATAGATGAACGTGCGCGTCTGGAAATAACGGTTTTCCTGTTTACCTGGCTGATAAGCCTGCAACACAGTATTTTTCGTCCGGCAAACCAAGCCTGGCTTGAACAGTTATCCCTGGCCTCGCTGGCATGTCTGTTACTGCCGCTGATAGATGTTGTTCAAGAGCCTTCAAGGTTAATAAGGGCAATAGCACAAAATAACTTTATTTATATCGGCTTTGAGCTTGCACTCCTGATTACAGCATTTTTGTTATATAAAACCGTTACGGCCTTATTTAGCAAACAGAAGCAGGGCAAGCAAGCTAACAATATAAGGGGAAAGCAGGAGTTGACCTTGAAACGTCGCGGGAATAAAGCAGATGCTGTTTAG
- a CDS encoding DUF3325 family protein, whose translation MLFSFLVQVIAIAMLVLAMHKHFKNVFNFAIKPAQSRGLKLLGGLLLAVSYYLAVAALGAPMATVYWLLLLPLSIFYMALVAN comes from the coding sequence ATGCTGTTTAGTTTTCTGGTACAGGTTATCGCAATCGCCATGCTTGTCCTGGCTATGCACAAGCACTTTAAAAATGTTTTTAACTTTGCCATCAAACCGGCACAGTCGAGGGGGTTAAAGTTACTGGGCGGGTTGTTACTGGCTGTTTCGTATTACCTGGCGGTTGCTGCGCTTGGTGCGCCTATGGCGACAGTTTATTGGTTGCTATTGTTGCCGCTGAGCATTTTTTATATGGCGCTGGTGGCAAATTGA
- a CDS encoding LysR family transcriptional regulator — protein MEFYHLRSFVLVAKTGNLTLAAKHLYTTPPAVSAHIKALEQELKTTLFTRTSKGMILTEKGQRLLTKAEKTLDSALEMVNLAAEHQNEIIANFRLGINQPPGALNINRLLDKLKEHCPGISVEIKSQSSGEVISALSAGTLDGGYLYGEIPDALSAITIKQQQITTIAPTDSALNADSPVTALCSQPWIAMGNNCPFDRFLQQKLSSDIITTVKSSDDGSRLELVKMGHGLSFLEKELAQLHADKKEITLLPQLDFTAELYFVVAKARTGEPAIKAMLQEVRLLWQLQP, from the coding sequence ATGGAATTTTACCACCTGAGATCTTTTGTCCTGGTTGCCAAAACAGGAAACTTAACCCTGGCGGCAAAACACTTATACACGACACCACCGGCAGTAAGCGCCCATATCAAAGCCCTGGAGCAGGAATTAAAAACGACACTCTTTACCCGCACCAGCAAAGGCATGATACTGACGGAGAAAGGCCAACGGCTGTTAACAAAAGCCGAGAAAACCCTGGATAGCGCCCTGGAGATGGTAAATTTGGCGGCCGAGCATCAAAATGAAATAATCGCCAACTTTCGTTTAGGGATTAATCAGCCCCCGGGGGCGTTAAATATAAACCGGCTACTGGACAAGCTGAAAGAACATTGCCCCGGCATCTCTGTAGAGATAAAAAGCCAAAGCAGCGGCGAAGTCATCAGTGCCCTCTCGGCAGGCACACTCGATGGCGGTTATCTCTACGGCGAGATCCCGGATGCTTTATCGGCCATCACAATAAAACAGCAACAAATCACCACCATAGCCCCTACAGATTCAGCACTCAATGCCGATAGCCCGGTGACCGCCTTGTGCTCACAGCCCTGGATAGCTATGGGCAATAACTGCCCGTTTGATCGCTTCCTGCAACAAAAGTTAAGCTCGGATATTATCACCACAGTCAAAAGCAGCGACGACGGCTCCCGCCTGGAACTGGTCAAAATGGGACACGGCTTAAGCTTTTTGGAAAAAGAACTGGCACAGTTGCATGCCGATAAAAAGGAAATAACGCTATTGCCACAACTGGACTTTACTGCGGAGCTATACTTTGTTGTCGCTAAGGCAAGAACAGGAGAGCCGGCGATCAAGGCGATGTTGCAGGAAGTCCGGCTCTTGTGGCAGCTTCAGCCGTGA
- a CDS encoding rhodanese-like domain-containing protein codes for MTTASKVLAFAPAHTDSANHFFSAKLAYETDCSDVYADIRSGNKAFVLLDVRSVQAFEKSHAITAVSMPHAGISRQSLSKYPDDTVFVVYCWGPGCNGASKAASKISALGYGVKEMIGGIHYWEDFERYPVNRCLDQAQV; via the coding sequence ATGACAACAGCATCAAAGGTACTTGCTTTTGCCCCGGCACACACAGACTCTGCCAACCATTTTTTTAGCGCTAAACTGGCCTATGAAACCGATTGCTCCGATGTCTATGCCGATATCCGCTCGGGTAATAAGGCTTTTGTATTACTTGATGTCCGCTCGGTGCAAGCTTTTGAAAAAAGCCATGCCATTACCGCGGTCAGCATGCCACATGCCGGGATCAGCCGCCAGAGTTTGTCAAAATATCCCGATGATACCGTTTTTGTGGTTTATTGCTGGGGGCCGGGGTGCAATGGCGCGAGCAAGGCCGCCAGCAAAATCTCTGCCCTGGGTTATGGGGTCAAAGAAATGATCGGCGGTATCCATTACTGGGAAGACTTTGAACGTTACCCGGTAAACCGCTGCCTGGACCAGGCACAGGTTTAA
- a CDS encoding sterol desaturase family protein → MQDYNINGLAIPLFLVFMLLEYALLRLRGQKLHRFNDSVASLSMGMLLLISDALLKAYTFAVFIYLFEHHRVLEFSPNAAVTWLIFFFAVDFCYYWFHRCAHQFNFLWGAHVGHHQSEEYNLTTALRQSAFQYAFSWIFYLPLALLGCPPQVFLLLFILLKLYQFWLHTLLIDKIPFIEGIFSTPSSHRVHHAKNPLYIDKNYGGTLVIWDRLFGSWQPELTSERCHYGTTSALNTLNPVKANLQHWWLLVQDTINAQSWRDKCRLWFKPTGWRPKDCRNKTTANPVPLQKTGCNKRKKYDPQTSLALKTYVALSMLMIFYLCFSFILLSPSLSAMSLAFGAGLIITGLVSANALLENKLGYLAIESLRLPVTCYFIATLSTPLALAFTEIIPAF, encoded by the coding sequence ATGCAGGATTACAATATCAACGGACTGGCTATCCCGTTATTCCTGGTCTTTATGCTGCTCGAATATGCCCTGTTGCGGTTAAGGGGGCAAAAACTGCACAGGTTTAACGACAGTGTTGCCAGCCTGTCTATGGGCATGTTATTACTTATTTCAGATGCCCTGCTCAAGGCCTATACCTTTGCGGTATTTATTTATCTGTTCGAACACCACAGGGTCTTAGAATTTTCCCCCAATGCCGCCGTCACCTGGCTGATTTTCTTCTTTGCCGTTGATTTTTGTTATTACTGGTTCCATCGCTGCGCCCACCAGTTTAATTTTCTCTGGGGCGCCCATGTCGGCCATCACCAAAGTGAAGAATACAATCTCACCACGGCATTGAGGCAAAGCGCCTTCCAGTACGCCTTTTCCTGGATCTTTTATTTGCCGTTAGCCCTGTTAGGCTGTCCGCCGCAGGTGTTTTTGCTGTTATTTATCTTGTTAAAACTTTACCAGTTCTGGCTGCACACCCTGCTGATAGACAAAATCCCCTTTATCGAAGGCATCTTTTCGACCCCGTCAAGCCACAGGGTTCATCATGCAAAAAACCCGCTTTATATCGACAAGAATTACGGCGGCACCCTGGTAATATGGGACAGGCTGTTTGGCAGCTGGCAGCCAGAACTGACCAGCGAGCGCTGCCATTACGGCACCACTTCAGCATTAAATACCTTAAATCCGGTTAAAGCCAACCTGCAGCACTGGTGGCTGCTGGTACAGGATACAATCAACGCCCAATCCTGGCGGGATAAATGCCGGCTCTGGTTTAAACCAACCGGCTGGCGGCCAAAAGATTGTAGAAACAAAACCACAGCAAATCCGGTGCCTTTACAAAAAACCGGCTGCAATAAGCGCAAGAAGTACGACCCGCAAACCTCACTGGCGCTAAAAACTTATGTTGCCCTTTCTATGCTGATGATTTTTTATTTATGCTTTAGCTTTATCTTGTTATCGCCAAGCTTATCCGCAATGTCATTAGCATTCGGCGCCGGACTCATTATCACAGGATTAGTAAGCGCCAACGCACTGCTGGAAAACAAGCTCGGCTACCTGGCCATCGAAAGCTTACGCTTGCCTGTGACCTGCTATTTTATCGCCACCTTGTCCACTCCCCTGGCTTTGGCATTTACAGAGATTATCCCGGCCTTTTAA
- a CDS encoding ExbD/TolR family protein — MRRRKKRLQPEQDAKVDVTSLLDIIFIMLIFFIVTTSFVRESGFLVKKSGADKSSNKESATIMVHIDQHGIVYFNNKAVDIIRLPARIEYFIANNPTKHILLRPHEDTRYEQVVAVLDQIKPFTRLKISVGIYKP, encoded by the coding sequence ATGCGCCGTAGAAAAAAACGACTACAACCGGAACAAGACGCTAAGGTGGATGTCACTTCCTTGCTGGACATCATCTTTATCATGTTGATCTTTTTTATTGTCACCACCTCATTCGTCAGGGAAAGCGGCTTTTTGGTGAAAAAATCCGGCGCCGACAAATCCAGCAATAAAGAGTCCGCCACCATCATGGTCCATATAGACCAACACGGTATAGTATATTTCAACAACAAAGCGGTCGACATCATCCGCCTGCCCGCCCGGATAGAATATTTTATTGCCAACAACCCGACAAAGCATATCCTGCTAAGGCCCCATGAAGACACCCGCTACGAGCAAGTCGTTGCCGTACTGGATCAAATCAAACCCTTTACACGGCTGAAAATATCGGTTGGTATCTATAAGCCGTAA
- a CDS encoding porin: MKLFKVLTMLIATIVLPHSVFADVTFSGYGSIIAGKTFGTVDDPLNPGETRDEILTADFYDVGQYDNDIKFTPESLFALQALVDLGDDLKFTAQLVAKGTDDFEPEFDWYYLTYQVNDSWSVMAGRRNIPMYYYSEFSEVGYAYPWMRPPSNLYWWQVTQFNGFHASYDFELGDYSNNLTFFYGNENSYDNKEMLFYDELFGGNARSVDEFWSDILGFNWSIAGDDFEVRFVYFQNDRDRTTTAQDGTETDSVPFDQQFLGVGGYYNFNQFTFLFDWNQVEYDDAVGTEYPTYLVSLVYNIDDFQPYVVYSKADHEQTKTAAATKDLEEHYVLGFGVRYNFHPSASFKIQYDKFVEQGEESTGWAYHGDARALALGIDFIF; encoded by the coding sequence ATGAAGCTATTTAAAGTCTTAACTATGTTGATTGCTACTATTGTTTTGCCTCATTCAGTATTTGCGGATGTGACATTTAGTGGCTACGGTTCAATTATTGCGGGCAAGACCTTCGGTACTGTTGATGACCCGCTAAATCCCGGAGAAACAAGGGATGAGATCCTCACCGCAGATTTCTACGATGTCGGTCAATATGATAATGATATAAAATTCACCCCGGAAAGTCTCTTTGCTTTGCAGGCATTAGTCGATTTAGGCGATGACCTGAAATTTACCGCCCAGCTGGTAGCCAAAGGCACAGATGATTTTGAACCGGAGTTTGACTGGTATTATCTCACTTATCAGGTCAATGACAGCTGGTCGGTGATGGCCGGGCGACGCAATATTCCCATGTATTATTATTCCGAGTTTTCTGAAGTGGGTTATGCCTACCCCTGGATGCGGCCACCATCTAACCTTTACTGGTGGCAGGTCACCCAATTCAACGGCTTCCACGCCAGTTATGATTTTGAGCTGGGAGATTATTCCAATAACCTGACCTTTTTCTACGGCAATGAGAACTCCTACGATAACAAAGAGATGCTGTTTTATGACGAGCTCTTTGGCGGTAACGCGCGCTCTGTTGACGAATTCTGGAGCGATATCCTCGGCTTTAACTGGAGTATTGCCGGCGATGACTTTGAAGTCAGGTTTGTCTATTTCCAAAATGACAGGGACCGCACCACCACCGCCCAGGATGGCACCGAAACAGACAGTGTCCCCTTCGACCAGCAATTCTTAGGTGTCGGTGGTTACTACAATTTCAACCAGTTCACTTTCTTATTTGACTGGAACCAGGTTGAATATGATGATGCCGTTGGTACAGAATACCCCACTTACCTGGTATCCCTGGTATACAATATTGATGACTTCCAGCCTTATGTTGTCTATTCAAAAGCCGATCATGAACAAACCAAAACTGCTGCCGCCACTAAAGATTTAGAAGAGCATTATGTTTTGGGTTTCGGGGTACGCTATAACTTTCATCCCAGCGCCTCGTTCAAAATACAATACGATAAATTTGTCGAGCAGGGAGAGGAGTCAACAGGTTGGGCATATCACGGAGACGCGCGCGCCCTGGCATTGGGCATAGATTTTATTTTCTAA
- a CDS encoding substrate-binding domain-containing protein produces the protein MEKIQPKRNKPEKLIGLIFASLFIFISNIAFAEIAVIVHPENSSSLDKKAIKKIFMGKTKKFANGNVILPMNASKGAPSRDNFNELAIGRTTAQVNAYWSKLVFTGKGTMPRELTSDAEIIATVSANKGAISYVDASAVTDAVKVIATY, from the coding sequence ATGGAGAAAATCCAACCGAAAAGAAATAAACCGGAAAAGTTAATCGGATTAATTTTTGCCAGTTTATTTATCTTTATCAGCAATATTGCTTTTGCTGAAATAGCCGTGATCGTTCACCCGGAGAACAGTTCATCACTGGATAAAAAAGCCATCAAGAAAATATTTATGGGTAAGACTAAGAAGTTTGCCAACGGCAATGTCATCTTACCCATGAATGCCAGTAAAGGTGCGCCGTCGCGGGATAACTTTAATGAACTGGCAATTGGCCGCACCACCGCCCAGGTAAATGCCTACTGGTCAAAACTCGTCTTTACCGGCAAAGGGACTATGCCAAGAGAGTTAACCTCAGATGCAGAAATTATTGCCACAGTGTCGGCCAACAAAGGTGCCATCAGTTATGTTGATGCCTCTGCCGTTACCGATGCCGTTAAAGTTATCGCCACCTATTAG
- a CDS encoding alpha/beta hydrolase translates to MSTRLILTFVLILPLSACQSLFFWPTPDLVDSPKRFGFNYENVEFQSADHTRLHGWYLSSTFAAANSLGTVYFLHGNATNLSYHIASLYWLTEYGWNVFIIDYRGYGRSEGEPDFQSVIQDASSGYQWLRARGEDNIIVIGQSLGGAIATGMLGLNKHIRISGLILDSTFASHREIFRDIIGQSWLLWGLQIPLSWGVVDDYAPQNYIAGLSHIPVLFVHSDADRVINKKHSESLYRQASGVKALWIARNLQHGAIWQDKYWQQQLICQLEQWPKLMPAEQACSTSSPKTEKSAFNPPVSDTTSAPEIEDN, encoded by the coding sequence ATGTCTACGCGGCTGATATTAACCTTTGTCCTGATACTGCCGTTATCGGCCTGCCAAAGCCTGTTTTTCTGGCCGACGCCAGATCTGGTCGACTCGCCGAAACGTTTTGGTTTCAATTATGAAAATGTCGAGTTTCAATCTGCCGATCACACCCGGCTGCACGGCTGGTATTTATCTTCAACATTCGCTGCAGCAAACAGCCTCGGCACCGTTTATTTTCTCCATGGCAATGCCACCAACCTCAGCTACCATATCGCCAGCCTGTACTGGTTAACTGAGTACGGCTGGAATGTTTTTATTATCGACTACCGCGGTTATGGCCGCTCCGAAGGCGAACCGGATTTTCAGTCCGTGATCCAGGATGCCAGTTCCGGTTATCAATGGCTCCGTGCCCGGGGAGAGGACAATATTATAGTCATAGGACAAAGCCTGGGTGGAGCGATAGCAACCGGCATGTTAGGTTTGAATAAGCACATCCGGATTTCCGGCCTTATCCTGGACAGCACCTTTGCCTCCCACCGGGAAATTTTCAGGGACATTATCGGGCAATCCTGGCTTTTATGGGGCTTGCAAATTCCTTTAAGCTGGGGGGTTGTCGATGACTACGCCCCGCAAAACTATATCGCCGGCTTAAGCCATATTCCGGTATTGTTCGTACACAGCGATGCCGACAGGGTGATCAATAAAAAACACAGTGAAAGTCTTTATCGGCAGGCCAGCGGCGTCAAAGCTTTATGGATAGCCCGGAACTTACAGCACGGGGCTATCTGGCAAGATAAGTACTGGCAACAACAGCTTATCTGCCAATTGGAACAGTGGCCCAAACTGATGCCGGCTGAACAGGCCTGCTCAACATCCTCCCCAAAAACTGAAAAATCAGCTTTTAATCCCCCCGTTTCCGACACAACTTCGGCACCAGAGATAGAGGATAATTAA
- a CDS encoding DUF3015 family protein, whose amino-acid sequence MNKTILSALMVGTLAAGAAMPAAAASDNKKSLNAWQDCGIGAIIFPANGTAAAISNIIWDLGTTAVTSNASSQNSCSGEKAKTAMFIQATMPVLEQEVAIGEGEYVTAMLELRGCEAASHSAIINAVREDFAEKENDSAQALYETLEQRVETSFSASCASV is encoded by the coding sequence ATGAACAAAACTATTCTATCAGCCCTTATGGTTGGAACTCTTGCTGCCGGTGCAGCTATGCCTGCGGCAGCCGCATCTGATAACAAAAAGTCTTTAAACGCATGGCAAGATTGCGGTATCGGCGCAATTATTTTCCCTGCTAACGGTACTGCGGCAGCTATTTCTAACATCATCTGGGATTTAGGTACTACTGCCGTTACTTCTAATGCTTCTTCACAGAACTCATGTTCCGGCGAGAAAGCTAAAACGGCTATGTTCATCCAGGCTACTATGCCTGTACTTGAGCAGGAAGTTGCTATCGGTGAAGGTGAATATGTAACGGCTATGCTTGAATTGCGTGGTTGTGAAGCCGCCAGCCATTCAGCTATTATCAATGCCGTGCGCGAAGACTTCGCCGAAAAAGAAAATGATAGTGCACAAGCCTTATACGAGACTTTAGAACAGCGCGTAGAAACAAGCTTTTCTGCTTCTTGTGCAAGCGTATAA